Proteins found in one Fibrobacter sp. UWT2 genomic segment:
- the argJ gene encoding bifunctional glutamate N-acetyltransferase/amino-acid acetyltransferase ArgJ: MYTVLEKGGVCSPKGFTASGICAGIKASGNADMALLKSEKAARCFAVFTTNKVKAAPVLYDKAALEHAHFASAVVVNSGNANACTGEQGLRDAERMAVLTEEALKLTPKSVLVCSTGVIGHLMPMDKIEAGIPKLVEKLHADASEEFGRAILTTDLALKSHAVEIQTEKGVVTIGGACKGSGMIHPNMATMLAFITTDLALPIDFFAEFRADIADSFNAITVDGDTSTNDTCILLANGMSGLKYEDLTLTEQGEFRAALMLVMKELAKDIVRDGEGATKLIELCIEKAESHEEALRMARFIGTSNLAKCAMFGEDPNWGRILSSAGSSGCNMIAEQTDLFFGDVQVLSNGRPVQLDEEQTKALRAVVRQREYKVTLVLNIGHASASAFTCDLSYDYVKINAEYTT; the protein is encoded by the coding sequence ATGTACACTGTATTGGAAAAAGGCGGCGTTTGTTCCCCGAAGGGATTCACCGCATCTGGTATTTGTGCAGGCATTAAGGCCAGCGGAAACGCTGACATGGCTCTTTTGAAGAGCGAAAAGGCTGCACGTTGCTTTGCCGTGTTTACAACGAACAAGGTGAAGGCTGCTCCGGTGCTTTACGACAAAGCCGCTCTTGAACACGCCCACTTTGCTTCTGCTGTCGTGGTGAACAGCGGTAACGCAAACGCCTGTACCGGCGAACAGGGCCTGCGCGATGCAGAACGCATGGCTGTCCTTACCGAAGAAGCCTTGAAGCTTACCCCGAAGAGCGTACTCGTTTGCAGCACCGGTGTGATCGGCCACCTGATGCCGATGGACAAGATTGAAGCCGGTATCCCGAAGCTTGTCGAAAAGCTCCACGCCGATGCTTCCGAAGAATTTGGCCGCGCCATTCTGACGACTGACCTTGCGCTCAAGAGCCATGCCGTTGAAATCCAGACCGAAAAGGGTGTGGTGACGATTGGTGGCGCCTGCAAGGGCTCGGGCATGATTCACCCGAACATGGCCACGATGCTTGCTTTTATTACGACTGACCTTGCTTTGCCGATTGATTTCTTTGCTGAATTCCGCGCCGACATCGCTGATTCCTTCAATGCGATTACGGTCGATGGCGACACCAGCACGAACGACACTTGCATTCTCTTGGCTAACGGCATGAGCGGCCTCAAGTACGAAGACTTGACGCTCACCGAACAGGGTGAATTCCGTGCAGCACTCATGCTCGTGATGAAGGAACTTGCCAAGGATATCGTTCGCGACGGCGAAGGTGCTACCAAGCTGATTGAACTTTGCATCGAAAAGGCCGAAAGCCACGAAGAGGCTTTGCGCATGGCCCGTTTCATTGGTACGTCTAACTTGGCCAAGTGCGCTATGTTCGGCGAAGACCCGAACTGGGGCCGTATCCTCAGCAGTGCCGGTTCCAGCGGTTGCAATATGATCGCCGAACAGACGGACCTTTTCTTTGGCGACGTGCAGGTGCTTTCTAATGGCCGCCCGGTGCAACTCGACGAAGAACAGACCAAGGCTCTGCGTGCGGTAGTCCGCCAGCGTGAATACAAAGTAACGCTCGTTCTTAACATCGGTCATGCTAGCGCTAGCGCATTCACTTGCGACTTGAGTTACGACTACGTTAAAATTAATGCAGAATACACAACGTAG
- a CDS encoding SDR family oxidoreductase, producing MIALFIGGTGTISMAITRLAVVQGWKLYLLNRGNRPAEDIPAGVEIIQADINDEAAVAEKIKGMQFDVVCDFIVFHPSALERDYRLFKGKTKQFMYISSASAYQKPLSDYRITEGTPLANPYWEYSRNKIAGEEFLMRKYREDGFPITIVRPSHTYDERHIPLGVHGKNGSWQVAKRMLEGKPVIIHGDGTSLWTMTFNTDFARGFVGLMGNVHAIGESFQITSDETLTWNQIYKAVADALGVELKPYYVSSQFLADVSDYDLLGSLIGDKANSVVFDNSKLKRAVPTFRTEVCFDQGIRRTIDYVLAHPEFQKEEPEFDAWCDKVIATLESAKKSF from the coding sequence ATGATTGCACTTTTTATCGGCGGTACAGGAACCATCAGCATGGCGATTACGCGCCTTGCGGTGGTTCAGGGTTGGAAACTGTACCTGCTTAATCGCGGAAACCGCCCCGCAGAAGACATTCCTGCGGGAGTCGAAATCATTCAGGCGGATATCAACGACGAAGCTGCTGTTGCTGAAAAAATCAAGGGCATGCAGTTCGATGTCGTCTGCGACTTCATCGTATTTCACCCGAGTGCGCTCGAACGTGATTACCGCCTGTTTAAGGGTAAAACCAAGCAGTTCATGTACATCAGTTCTGCGAGTGCTTACCAGAAACCGCTTTCGGATTATCGCATTACCGAGGGCACGCCTCTCGCGAATCCGTACTGGGAATATTCCCGCAACAAGATTGCGGGGGAGGAATTCCTAATGCGCAAGTACCGCGAGGACGGTTTCCCGATTACGATTGTGCGCCCGAGCCATACCTACGATGAACGCCACATTCCACTGGGCGTTCACGGCAAGAACGGTAGCTGGCAAGTTGCAAAGCGCATGCTCGAAGGCAAACCGGTCATCATTCACGGCGACGGTACGAGCCTTTGGACCATGACTTTCAACACTGATTTTGCCCGCGGCTTTGTGGGCCTGATGGGCAATGTGCACGCTATCGGTGAATCGTTCCAGATTACAAGCGACGAGACTTTGACGTGGAACCAAATTTACAAGGCGGTTGCCGATGCTCTCGGCGTCGAACTTAAGCCCTACTATGTGTCTTCGCAGTTCCTTGCAGATGTAAGCGATTACGACTTGCTGGGGAGTCTAATTGGCGACAAGGCGAACTCCGTGGTGTTCGACAATTCCAAGCTCAAGCGTGCCGTGCCCACGTTCCGCACCGAGGTTTGTTTTGACCAAGGAATTCGCCGCACGATTGACTATGTGCTTGCGCATCCGGAATTCCAGAAAGAAGAACCCGAATTCGACGCCTGGTGTGACAAGGTGATTGCGACGCTGGAAAGCGCGAAGAAATCTTTTTAA
- the greA gene encoding transcription elongation factor GreA codes for MAKTPCTKETYDKLVERYTFLKKVERPRVVDEMEEARKQGDLSENAEYHAAKEMLAHIDLEIPKLEDQISNAIIVEFDANSDTVRFGATVTAKNLATKREVVYQLVSPEGVDPMNGKISFKSPMGSAFMGKKKGEIVEVVTPKGKNRFEIVDFK; via the coding sequence ATGGCTAAAACACCCTGTACTAAAGAAACTTACGACAAATTGGTTGAACGTTACACCTTCCTCAAGAAGGTCGAACGTCCCCGCGTTGTTGATGAAATGGAAGAAGCCCGCAAGCAAGGCGACCTGAGCGAAAACGCCGAATACCACGCCGCCAAGGAAATGCTGGCTCATATCGATCTGGAAATCCCCAAGCTGGAAGACCAGATTTCTAATGCAATTATCGTTGAATTTGACGCAAACTCCGACACCGTCCGCTTTGGCGCCACCGTCACCGCTAAAAACCTCGCCACCAAGAGGGAAGTGGTTTATCAGCTGGTGAGCCCCGAAGGCGTCGATCCGATGAACGGCAAAATCAGCTTCAAGAGCCCCATGGGTTCCGCTTTCATGGGTAAAAAGAAAGGCGAAATCGTCGAAGTCGTGACACCCAAGGGCAAGAACCGCTTCGAAATCGTCGACTTCAAGTAA
- the holA gene encoding DNA polymerase III subunit delta: MILALIGKDQFSKDKQVDKFLTDSLGDRKDDPLSKQVVYASDTNIPSVAGLIMESCGAVSMFAPEQAVVVRNADAMKADESKALARWLKDAPDCKLLLDFDELRANSELYKILQKVGKIEKYEEPKQYKMQDWIASNIPAHFGKPIEPAASQYLADALGTNTKLVCEELEKALIYDPDCTKITFDLVKTMITPRREIPPYEILNYFGMRDAVGYTRKLHEILYGNKDNDAIRIVNALYGYAVDLLNFMSLTAKKISAEDAAQALGKNYFMFCKQGNAAECCRRWGKPLLCRVIRRLADLNYEFKSSSWTVTSQELALAALVVR; this comes from the coding sequence ATGATTCTAGCCCTCATCGGCAAAGACCAGTTCTCCAAGGACAAACAGGTCGACAAGTTCCTGACAGACTCCCTCGGAGACCGCAAAGACGACCCGCTTTCTAAGCAGGTCGTGTATGCCTCTGACACCAACATTCCGTCGGTCGCCGGCCTCATCATGGAAAGCTGCGGTGCAGTCTCCATGTTCGCTCCGGAACAGGCGGTGGTCGTCCGCAATGCAGACGCCATGAAGGCCGATGAATCCAAGGCTCTCGCCCGCTGGCTCAAGGATGCCCCCGACTGCAAGCTCTTGCTTGATTTCGACGAACTCCGCGCGAATTCGGAACTCTACAAGATTCTGCAGAAGGTCGGTAAAATCGAAAAGTACGAAGAACCCAAGCAGTACAAGATGCAGGATTGGATTGCATCGAACATACCCGCCCACTTCGGAAAACCGATCGAGCCCGCCGCCAGCCAGTACCTGGCAGACGCTTTGGGCACGAACACCAAGCTCGTTTGCGAAGAACTGGAAAAAGCCTTAATTTACGATCCGGACTGCACCAAAATCACCTTCGATCTCGTGAAGACCATGATTACGCCCCGCCGCGAAATCCCGCCTTACGAGATTCTGAACTACTTTGGAATGCGTGACGCCGTAGGTTACACCCGCAAGTTGCACGAGATTCTTTACGGCAACAAGGACAACGACGCGATCCGCATCGTGAACGCGCTTTATGGCTACGCCGTGGATCTGCTCAACTTCATGTCGCTTACCGCCAAGAAGATTAGCGCCGAAGACGCCGCCCAGGCACTCGGCAAGAACTACTTTATGTTCTGCAAACAGGGCAACGCCGCCGAATGTTGCCGCCGTTGGGGCAAACCGCTCCTCTGCCGCGTCATTCGCCGCCTCGCCGACCTCAACTACGAATTCAAGAGTTCTAGTTGGACCGTGACTAGCCAAGAACTCGCCCTCGCCGCCCTCGTGGTGAGATAG
- a CDS encoding type 4a pilus biogenesis protein PilO, translating into MGKIDLKDKRNVYAIIVCLLIMAAAHLVYNYVWDPFTYQRESLERDLQSAQAELDKINAKKHRVAELEMQLAQAEKDFEKLKEMFPEEEKVPLRLQDLYAVIRSSMVQIQKFNPEGRAEKEHYIENRYSIAVNSGYHMLGYLFAEIANFNYPTAITNLRLNRYSGIKAEVEKSETHGWTPITMSVTFNLTTYTSKKVGK; encoded by the coding sequence ATGGGTAAGATAGATCTAAAAGATAAACGAAACGTATACGCCATAATCGTGTGCCTTCTGATTATGGCTGCGGCCCATTTAGTGTATAACTATGTGTGGGATCCGTTTACGTATCAGCGTGAATCTCTGGAACGCGATTTGCAGTCGGCTCAGGCTGAACTGGACAAAATCAACGCCAAGAAACACCGCGTGGCAGAACTCGAAATGCAGCTCGCTCAGGCTGAAAAGGATTTCGAAAAGCTGAAGGAAATGTTCCCCGAAGAAGAAAAGGTTCCGCTGCGCTTGCAGGACCTTTATGCGGTGATTCGTAGCTCCATGGTGCAAATCCAGAAGTTCAATCCTGAAGGCCGCGCCGAAAAGGAACACTACATCGAAAACCGCTATTCCATTGCGGTCAATTCGGGTTACCATATGCTGGGTTACCTGTTTGCAGAAATTGCAAACTTCAATTACCCGACAGCCATTACGAACCTTCGTCTGAACCGTTATTCGGGTATCAAGGCTGAAGTCGAAAAGTCTGAAACTCACGGCTGGACTCCGATTACCATGTCGGTGACGTTCAACCTGACGACGTACACATCGAAGAAGGTGGGCAAATGA
- the pilM gene encoding pilus assembly protein PilM: MALGLISKIRGLRETVGIDVGHYSIKYVRVLHGASGNKIVLDADLERVPDGCIVNGEIQVREGDAPTDKDGKREKDGAELLAEAMAKLMIRHPIDDSCDVVASVNCGAGAGGVLVDRVSVKVPKNGNEAAIILQTAQSRPPFDDQDNVIDYEIYSRENEDVKVNVVAAKSALLDSWAQFFNRRGLKLSALDVDIFGLLNAYTATVEDVEREKTVAIFNIGEKKMSVAFVQDGQFHSMRAMAGGSLDMVVSKTCMNLGIDSEKCHEILSKGDLSVVDGFSEAEVEAALRLAYEDLMAQIDIGIRYFSSSEDSKPLDKILLGGGGAAAPGLREFIAEHSGIETDTVNPFRLVPCDSKVFGEGGLSIALSNIYAPALGLAMRKF, encoded by the coding sequence TTGGCTTTAGGATTGATTTCTAAAATCCGTGGCTTGCGCGAGACAGTTGGCATTGATGTTGGTCATTACAGCATCAAGTATGTCAGGGTCTTGCACGGCGCGAGCGGGAACAAGATTGTTTTAGACGCCGACTTGGAACGTGTGCCCGATGGATGCATCGTCAATGGTGAAATCCAGGTGCGCGAAGGGGACGCCCCTACCGATAAGGACGGCAAACGTGAAAAGGATGGTGCCGAACTGCTCGCCGAGGCTATGGCGAAGCTCATGATTCGTCATCCCATCGATGATTCCTGTGATGTCGTGGCCTCCGTCAACTGCGGAGCCGGTGCCGGTGGTGTGTTGGTGGACCGCGTTTCGGTCAAGGTGCCGAAAAACGGAAATGAAGCGGCCATTATTCTTCAGACCGCCCAGTCCCGTCCGCCCTTCGATGACCAGGACAACGTGATTGACTACGAAATTTATTCCCGCGAAAACGAAGACGTCAAGGTGAACGTGGTGGCCGCAAAGAGTGCATTGCTGGACTCTTGGGCTCAGTTCTTCAATCGTCGCGGACTCAAACTGTCGGCGCTGGATGTCGATATTTTTGGCTTGCTGAACGCTTATACGGCAACGGTCGAAGACGTTGAAAGAGAAAAGACTGTCGCTATTTTCAATATTGGTGAAAAGAAGATGAGCGTTGCCTTTGTGCAGGACGGCCAGTTCCACTCCATGCGTGCCATGGCCGGTGGTTCCTTGGATATGGTCGTCAGCAAAACCTGCATGAATTTGGGCATTGATTCTGAAAAATGTCACGAAATTTTAAGCAAGGGTGATCTGTCCGTGGTGGACGGATTCTCCGAAGCTGAAGTCGAAGCCGCGCTCCGACTGGCATACGAGGACCTGATGGCGCAGATCGATATCGGTATCCGCTATTTCTCGTCTTCGGAAGATTCCAAGCCGCTTGACAAAATCTTGTTGGGCGGAGGTGGAGCCGCTGCCCCTGGTCTGAGGGAATTTATTGCAGAACACTCCGGTATCGAAACTGATACGGTGAACCCGTTCAGGCTCGTGCCTTGTGATTCCAAGGTGTTTGGCGAAGGCGGTCTCTCGATTGCTCTCTCCAATATTTACGCCCCTGCGTTGGGCTTGGCAATGAGGAAGTTCTAA
- a CDS encoding secretin N-terminal domain-containing protein — MTKILTILLLVVGLTTAWSAPAEGSVQTPNKKLYDFSFVDMNFEAVFSSVSVIAGVDIILAPEVKGKTSLKVTKKTWQETLDIVCSMNDLTWIIEDKYILIQRSATYQAKQKKIADEEAQAEQNAPLVRKNFQVHHAKAEELVKVLESMKSNRGRITTVERTNSIIVYDTDGKIEQMEKALTELDVETLQIMITAKLVVVNSERARELGVDWTARMGTTALTPGTVTTPQGSGAGDTRTSAAIHSLPNGGSSPAVGSATTAITASLLDNNLQIAISNIMGDASTEVLASPQVSTLDNTEAQVFMGDKVSIRVIDDSGESSTQLVETGIKLTVTPHVSGDNRILLDLHPENNSYGYDEKGQVVISTQEAKTKVVVADGETVVIGGLTRNENTESESGIPFLKDIPLLGNLFKYSRKAVTKRDLIIFVTPRIIRNYVGSVELNEVSDALEGAPQAKKVDRTPSAEAADGETPIVEPKPKQEPAQEKASSSENSAAPAPAAPAPSDDEEEGWN, encoded by the coding sequence ATGACAAAAATCCTTACTATTCTTCTCTTGGTGGTGGGTCTCACTACTGCATGGAGTGCTCCTGCTGAAGGTTCGGTGCAAACCCCGAATAAGAAGTTGTACGATTTCAGTTTCGTTGACATGAACTTCGAAGCGGTGTTCAGCTCTGTTTCCGTGATTGCCGGTGTGGACATTATCCTTGCTCCCGAAGTCAAGGGTAAGACAAGCCTCAAGGTGACCAAGAAGACTTGGCAAGAAACTCTCGACATCGTTTGTAGCATGAACGACTTGACTTGGATCATCGAAGACAAGTACATCTTGATTCAGCGCTCTGCCACTTATCAGGCAAAGCAGAAGAAGATTGCCGATGAAGAAGCCCAGGCCGAACAGAATGCTCCGTTGGTCCGTAAGAACTTCCAGGTTCACCACGCCAAGGCTGAAGAACTGGTGAAAGTGCTCGAAAGCATGAAGTCCAACCGCGGCCGTATTACGACGGTGGAACGCACGAACTCCATTATCGTGTACGATACCGACGGCAAGATCGAGCAGATGGAAAAGGCTTTGACCGAACTTGACGTGGAAACGCTCCAGATCATGATTACCGCAAAGCTCGTGGTCGTGAACAGCGAACGCGCTCGCGAACTCGGTGTGGACTGGACCGCAAGAATGGGTACCACTGCTTTGACTCCGGGAACGGTTACGACTCCGCAGGGAAGCGGTGCTGGCGACACCCGTACCAGTGCAGCCATTCATTCCTTGCCGAACGGAGGTTCTTCTCCGGCTGTGGGTTCTGCAACGACTGCTATTACCGCAAGCCTGTTGGACAACAACTTGCAGATTGCAATTTCCAACATCATGGGTGACGCTTCTACCGAAGTGCTCGCTAGCCCGCAGGTTTCTACACTTGACAATACCGAAGCCCAGGTGTTTATGGGTGACAAGGTCTCTATCCGTGTGATTGACGATAGCGGCGAATCTTCGACTCAGCTCGTGGAAACCGGTATCAAGCTCACGGTGACCCCGCACGTTTCTGGCGACAACCGCATCTTGCTCGACCTGCATCCTGAAAACAACTCCTATGGTTACGATGAAAAGGGCCAGGTGGTGATCAGTACTCAGGAAGCCAAGACCAAGGTCGTGGTGGCTGACGGTGAAACGGTCGTAATCGGTGGCCTTACCCGTAACGAAAATACCGAAAGTGAATCCGGTATTCCGTTCTTGAAGGATATTCCGCTGCTCGGTAACCTCTTCAAGTACTCCCGTAAGGCTGTTACCAAGCGTGACCTGATTATCTTCGTGACTCCGCGTATCATTCGCAACTACGTGGGTTCTGTGGAACTTAATGAAGTCTCCGATGCCTTGGAAGGCGCTCCGCAGGCCAAGAAGGTGGATCGCACTCCGTCTGCTGAAGCCGCTGACGGTGAAACCCCGATTGTGGAACCCAAGCCGAAGCAGGAACCTGCCCAGGAAAAGGCTTCCTCTTCTGAAAATTCCGCAGCTCCGGCTCCTGCCGCTCCTGCTCCTAGCGACGACGAAGAAGAAGGCTGGAACTAA
- a CDS encoding iron-containing alcohol dehydrogenase has product MDNFNFYSPTEFVFGMNRENECGELVKKYGGTKVLIHYGGGSAVRSGLIDRVKASLDAAGIAHVELGGVKPNPRDTLIYKGIEMVRANGVDFILAVGGGSTIDSSKGIAVGSLYDGDFWDFYEGKASATSALPIGVVQTIAAAGSEGSGDSVITKEDGMLKRGASSEHIRPKFAVQNPALLCTLPAYQTACGITDIMAHVFERYFTNTLEVEITDRLCEAVLLTMVKEGPRAIADPTNYQVRANIMWAGTVAHNGVVGCGRSQDWNSHAIEHELSALYDCAHGAGLAVIMPAWMEYVVDHNVMRFAQMATRVFGCEMNFENPKSTALEGIKAFRRFLHSIGMPINFAELGAKEEDIPKLVEKQNPGDGWGFVPLKAKDVTEIYKIAAHATV; this is encoded by the coding sequence ATGGATAATTTCAACTTTTACAGCCCTACAGAATTCGTATTTGGCATGAACCGCGAAAATGAATGCGGTGAACTCGTTAAAAAGTATGGCGGCACCAAGGTGCTGATTCATTACGGTGGTGGCTCTGCAGTGCGTTCGGGCTTGATTGACCGCGTGAAGGCATCGCTCGATGCCGCTGGAATTGCCCATGTGGAACTCGGTGGCGTGAAGCCGAATCCGCGCGATACGCTCATTTACAAGGGCATCGAAATGGTGCGCGCCAATGGGGTTGACTTTATTTTGGCCGTTGGTGGCGGCTCTACGATCGATAGCTCCAAGGGCATTGCCGTGGGGAGCCTTTACGATGGCGACTTCTGGGATTTTTACGAGGGCAAGGCCTCGGCGACATCTGCGCTCCCGATTGGCGTGGTGCAGACGATTGCGGCTGCCGGTTCCGAAGGTAGCGGCGACTCCGTGATTACCAAGGAAGACGGCATGCTCAAGCGCGGTGCAAGTAGCGAACATATCCGCCCGAAGTTCGCGGTGCAGAATCCGGCGCTCCTTTGCACGTTGCCTGCTTACCAGACGGCCTGCGGCATTACCGATATCATGGCGCATGTGTTTGAACGCTACTTCACGAATACGCTCGAAGTGGAAATCACCGACCGCCTGTGCGAAGCGGTGCTTTTAACGATGGTGAAGGAGGGGCCGCGCGCCATTGCTGACCCGACCAACTACCAGGTGCGTGCGAACATCATGTGGGCGGGGACGGTAGCCCACAACGGTGTTGTGGGCTGCGGGCGCAGTCAGGATTGGAACAGCCACGCCATCGAACATGAACTTTCGGCGCTTTACGACTGCGCCCATGGCGCGGGCCTAGCAGTCATCATGCCTGCCTGGATGGAATACGTCGTCGACCACAACGTGATGCGTTTTGCGCAGATGGCGACGCGCGTGTTCGGCTGCGAGATGAATTTCGAGAACCCGAAGTCCACCGCCCTCGAAGGCATCAAGGCTTTCCGCCGCTTCTTGCATTCCATCGGCATGCCGATTAACTTCGCTGAACTCGGCGCCAAGGAAGAGGATATCCCGAAGCTTGTCGAAAAGCAGAACCCGGGCGACGGCTGGGGCTTTGTTCCGCTTAAGGCGAAGGACGTCACTGAGATTTATAAAATTGCGGCCCACGCAACGGTGTAA
- a CDS encoding PilN domain-containing protein → MASTKKEPTRNALAISINLLPPEFRKKQKDFSWITDRRIIWPTVALLVAIVAVVMLQGYVTETINGLSQELTRVQEEVERERPLLSKISDLEQKQGIVNTKINALKSIQVSKKRWVILFENISSVLPPNMWITSINQMGEFDLEMRGVTYDFSEVAEYMVKLEKQVSIQSVSLVTISTAKVDGKEAYNFTIKVVLKRDLGEGDNG, encoded by the coding sequence ATGGCGTCTACGAAAAAAGAACCCACAAGAAATGCCTTGGCCATTTCCATTAACTTGCTTCCGCCGGAATTCCGCAAGAAGCAAAAAGACTTTTCTTGGATAACGGACCGTCGCATCATTTGGCCGACCGTTGCTCTGCTTGTTGCAATCGTTGCTGTGGTCATGTTGCAAGGTTATGTCACAGAAACCATTAACGGTCTGAGCCAAGAACTGACCCGTGTTCAGGAAGAAGTGGAACGTGAACGTCCGCTGCTTTCCAAGATTAGCGACCTGGAACAGAAGCAGGGCATTGTCAATACAAAGATCAATGCTCTCAAGTCCATTCAGGTGAGCAAGAAACGCTGGGTTATTTTGTTCGAAAACATCTCGTCGGTGCTTCCGCCTAACATGTGGATTACCAGCATCAACCAGATGGGTGAATTTGACCTTGAAATGCGTGGTGTGACCTACGACTTCTCGGAAGTAGCCGAATACATGGTGAAACTCGAAAAGCAGGTGAGCATCCAATCGGTTTCGCTGGTGACCATCTCTACTGCGAAAGTGGATGGAAAAGAAGCCTATAATTTCACCATCAAGGTAGTTCTCAAGCGAGATCTTGGGGAGGGTGATAATGGGTAA